The following are from one region of the Ignavibacteriota bacterium genome:
- the rsmG gene encoding 16S rRNA (guanine(527)-N(7))-methyltransferase RsmG has translation MADKQDQYLKELNVFCWENGFNPEPTRTERLAYFAHLVVEKNKKINLISKRDIDSIVEKHVFISAYISKYLPEKVTKFLDIGTGGGFPGIPLAIMRPDIRGVLADSTLKKVEAVKDFIDKLKLSNVIAENHRVESEEFISRHGNSFDLIVSRATVPLIILFRYAVPLIKEKAFLFAMKGGDLSEEFSKAELKYKSYIKKSTVYDLHYKPTNIRNQKGKKLVLLELQK, from the coding sequence ATGGCTGATAAACAGGACCAGTACTTAAAAGAACTAAACGTATTTTGTTGGGAAAACGGATTTAATCCAGAGCCTACCAGAACAGAGCGACTTGCCTATTTCGCTCATCTCGTCGTTGAAAAAAACAAAAAGATTAACCTGATTTCAAAACGTGATATTGATTCGATTGTAGAAAAGCACGTTTTTATTTCTGCATACATTTCAAAATATCTTCCTGAAAAAGTTACCAAGTTTTTAGATATAGGTACCGGTGGTGGATTTCCAGGTATTCCACTTGCCATAATGAGACCGGATATCAGGGGAGTGTTAGCAGATTCAACATTAAAGAAAGTCGAAGCGGTTAAGGATTTTATAGATAAATTGAAACTTAGTAATGTAATTGCTGAAAACCATCGAGTTGAAAGTGAAGAATTTATTTCCAGGCATGGTAATTCGTTTGATCTTATTGTTAGCCGGGCAACTGTTCCGCTTATTATACTTTTTAGATATGCGGTTCCACTTATTAAAGAGAAGGCATTCTTATTTGCAATGAAGGGTGGAGATTTGTCAGAAGAATTTTCAAAAGCTGAACTGAAGTATAAATCATATATAAAAAAATCAACAGTTTATGATCTGCATTATAAGCCTACTAATATCAGAAATCAAAAAGGCAAGAAACTAGTACTTCTCGAACTTCAAAAATAA
- the mfd gene encoding transcription-repair coupling factor, whose translation MKSEIIKKIVGIHGFDEVIKKILQLNHDTNTVLCSPLYGVCKSLFILRLIKIENQIVLLLPNSKIAEEIFIELTLLGIEEQSVLLTDFTQESVQEKLTKILQMKKFVLISTYEMLKLKLPQKERVEKTTTIIRTGNNFSYNELLEYFNLINYQRDNFVAAPGEFSVRGSIIDFWSFSEANPVRLEYDGDILESIRYFDPESQRSIEKTESVTLAEMVQRKDEINSDIFNYLDNPIILASSYELKTQYLTKKDNDEIERNILNAGDNVEEFSEVSKTNSIKDDFQEMEFNNIINIPETKWILEEEIASSEDRFDFGLSESPTINSNYNILYRVLKDYSEKNYEIVLTTENELQTKRLTDLLSEYNEELEGLIESKKIKLETLPIKEGFVNHKEKILLLTDYQIFNKPYRSRLTTKKRYSKSKSKAVASISKGDFVVHESYGIGKYAGLQTLTIGEVKQESMKLLYNEGGVVYVNLNYLNLVKKYSSNENLKPTLSTLGTGEWEKRKSKTKKKIKEAARELIELYAKRKATKGFQFSSDSIWQKELEASFFYEDTPDQEKVTNEVKQDMEAQNPMDRLVCGDVGFGKTEIAVRASFKAVQDGKQVALLVPTTILAEQHFNTFKDRLSQFPVKVAALSRFQTKKEQSEILSQLKQGNVDIVIGTHRLLSKDIKFKDLGLLMIDEEHRFGVTSKEKLRELKINVDTLTLTATPIPRTLNLSLLGARDLSIIATPPPNRQPIYTTVSTFDVSKIREWIYSELKRGGQVYFVHDRVESIGKLADHLKKHIPDIKIGIAHGQMKSSQLEEVIHGFLSRKYDVLLSTKIIESGLDIPNVNTIIVNRADRFGLAELHQLRGRVGRSTRQAYAYFIVPSLSGMTKKAMRRLQAIEEYTEIGAGFNLSMRDLEIRGAGNLLGKEQSGFINEIGFDLYIKMIDEAVEELKYQEYKEIFKTLPKPEDRTEPILDTYFEIGIPETYMPEQMDRLSFYTALYSVKNLEELDELKVEMEDRFGPNPELVKRLLQVATLKYYASFALFERIIMNRKNITVILPKGEKEEYYKYKFVELMRFILTEKREVVKFEQKNDTMKLIIDNNFKSPEKLLEFLITFSKSVSKLFENNNTNENSSGYASS comes from the coding sequence ATGAAATCAGAAATCATAAAGAAAATTGTTGGTATTCACGGCTTTGATGAAGTTATAAAAAAAATACTTCAATTGAATCACGACACGAATACAGTTCTCTGCTCACCACTTTACGGGGTTTGCAAATCACTATTCATCTTGCGATTGATTAAAATTGAAAATCAAATTGTTTTGCTTTTACCCAATTCAAAAATTGCTGAAGAAATATTTATCGAATTAACATTACTCGGTATCGAAGAGCAGAGCGTTCTTCTGACAGACTTCACACAGGAATCAGTGCAAGAAAAGCTGACTAAAATCTTGCAAATGAAAAAATTTGTTTTGATTTCAACTTATGAAATGCTGAAACTAAAACTTCCTCAAAAAGAGCGAGTCGAGAAAACCACAACAATCATCAGGACAGGCAATAACTTTAGCTATAATGAACTGCTTGAGTATTTTAATTTGATTAATTATCAAAGAGATAATTTTGTTGCAGCACCCGGTGAATTTTCTGTGCGTGGTTCAATAATAGACTTTTGGTCTTTCAGTGAGGCGAACCCGGTGCGACTTGAATATGACGGTGATATTCTTGAATCAATTCGCTACTTCGATCCGGAAAGTCAGAGATCAATAGAGAAAACAGAATCTGTAACTCTCGCAGAAATGGTGCAGCGAAAAGATGAGATAAATTCGGACATCTTTAACTACCTTGATAATCCTATTATACTTGCCTCGTCTTATGAACTCAAAACACAATACTTAACAAAGAAAGATAATGATGAGATTGAAAGAAATATTTTGAATGCGGGTGATAATGTTGAAGAATTCTCAGAGGTTAGCAAAACAAATTCTATTAAAGATGATTTTCAGGAAATGGAGTTCAATAATATCATAAACATTCCAGAGACTAAATGGATACTCGAAGAGGAGATTGCATCATCAGAAGATAGATTTGATTTTGGATTATCGGAATCGCCAACTATTAATTCAAATTATAATATTCTATACAGAGTTCTCAAAGATTATTCCGAAAAAAATTATGAAATTGTTCTGACGACCGAAAATGAGCTACAGACGAAACGGTTAACTGATCTGCTTTCCGAATACAATGAAGAGTTAGAAGGACTAATAGAATCAAAAAAAATAAAATTGGAAACACTTCCAATTAAAGAAGGATTTGTTAATCACAAAGAAAAAATACTTCTTCTTACAGATTACCAGATTTTTAATAAACCATATCGTTCCAGACTTACAACAAAGAAAAGATACAGCAAGTCAAAATCAAAAGCTGTTGCTTCGATATCGAAAGGGGATTTTGTTGTCCACGAAAGTTATGGAATAGGAAAATATGCCGGACTTCAAACATTGACCATTGGAGAAGTAAAACAGGAATCGATGAAACTTCTTTATAATGAGGGCGGAGTTGTTTATGTAAATCTTAACTATTTAAATCTTGTTAAAAAATATTCTTCTAACGAAAATCTCAAACCAACATTATCAACTCTTGGAACCGGAGAATGGGAAAAACGAAAATCGAAAACAAAAAAGAAAATTAAAGAAGCAGCAAGAGAGTTGATTGAACTTTATGCGAAGCGAAAAGCTACGAAAGGATTTCAATTTAGTTCTGACTCAATTTGGCAAAAAGAATTAGAAGCTTCGTTCTTTTACGAAGATACACCTGACCAGGAAAAAGTAACTAACGAGGTTAAGCAAGATATGGAAGCACAAAATCCGATGGATCGTCTTGTCTGTGGTGATGTTGGGTTTGGTAAAACTGAAATTGCTGTTCGTGCATCATTTAAAGCTGTGCAGGATGGGAAACAAGTTGCGCTGCTTGTTCCCACAACAATTCTTGCTGAACAGCATTTTAATACTTTTAAAGACAGACTTAGTCAGTTTCCTGTAAAGGTAGCTGCGCTTTCACGTTTTCAGACAAAGAAAGAACAATCCGAAATATTATCACAACTGAAACAAGGAAATGTTGATATTGTAATTGGAACTCACCGCTTACTTTCAAAAGACATTAAGTTTAAAGATCTTGGTTTACTTATGATTGATGAAGAGCATCGTTTTGGTGTTACTTCAAAAGAAAAGCTTCGTGAACTAAAAATAAATGTTGATACATTAACGCTGACTGCAACTCCAATTCCGAGAACGTTGAATCTTTCTTTACTCGGAGCGAGAGATCTTTCAATAATTGCTACACCACCGCCTAATCGTCAGCCGATTTACACAACAGTTTCAACTTTTGATGTATCCAAAATCAGAGAGTGGATTTACAGCGAATTAAAAAGAGGCGGACAGGTTTATTTTGTTCACGATCGTGTCGAATCAATTGGAAAACTTGCTGATCATCTGAAAAAACACATTCCGGACATTAAAATCGGAATAGCACACGGACAAATGAAATCATCTCAGCTTGAAGAAGTAATCCATGGATTCCTGAGCAGGAAGTATGATGTTTTATTATCAACAAAAATTATCGAATCAGGTCTAGACATTCCGAATGTTAATACCATTATCGTTAACAGAGCAGACAGATTTGGTTTGGCTGAACTACACCAATTGAGAGGAAGAGTAGGAAGATCAACCCGCCAAGCATACGCATATTTTATTGTTCCATCTTTGAGTGGAATGACAAAAAAAGCGATGAGACGACTTCAGGCGATTGAAGAATACACTGAAATCGGCGCAGGATTTAATTTATCTATGAGAGATCTTGAAATTCGTGGTGCGGGGAATTTGCTTGGCAAAGAACAATCGGGATTCATCAATGAAATCGGTTTTGATCTTTATATTAAAATGATTGATGAAGCGGTTGAAGAATTGAAGTATCAGGAATACAAAGAAATTTTCAAAACACTTCCAAAACCGGAAGACAGGACTGAACCGATACTTGATACATATTTTGAAATAGGAATTCCTGAAACATATATGCCCGAGCAAATGGACAGACTTAGTTTCTACACAGCGTTATATTCTGTAAAAAATCTGGAAGAGTTGGATGAACTGAAAGTAGAAATGGAAGACAGGTTCGGACCAAATCCTGAATTAGTAAAACGACTTTTACAGGTTGCGACACTTAAATATTACGCTTCCTTTGCTTTGTTTGAAAGAATTATTATGAATCGAAAGAATATTACTGTCATTTTACCAAAAGGAGAGAAGGAGGAATATTATAAATACAAATTTGTCGAACTGATGAGATTCATTTTAACCGAAAAGCGGGAAGTAGTTAAGTTTGAGCAGAAGAATGATACGATGAAACTGATTATAGACAACAACTTTAAATCACCGGAAAAATTACTTGAATTCCTAATTACCTTTAGCAAAAGTGTGAGCAAGTTGTTTGAAAATAATAATACTAATGAAAATTCTTCCGGTTATGCATCTTCTTAA